The following coding sequences lie in one Candidatus Neptunochlamydia sp. REUL1 genomic window:
- a CDS encoding heavy metal translocating P-type ATPase yields the protein MRLEFKVVGLDCAEEVAILKKALARREGIADLNFDVLNAKMIVTCEGVSADQITHWVQDGGLKAVLWKEREKLEEGAFWSRYGRLFTTIISGIFLVLAVYFHLRGSPVSDRLYFMAMVFGAYFVIPKAYLALKSFQPDMNLLMLIAMAGAIAINEWFEGATVAFLFSVAILLEHWSLERARKAVSALMDLSPTIAHVIDKGDARVEEVQVGDRILVRPGEKVPLDGIIEEGATSINQSPITGESIPIQKKEGDEVFAGTLNEDGAFECRVTKGANDTTLARIIHLVEEAQAKRASSQQWVEKFAKIYTPIMICIAILVAIVPPLLFGSGWDMWLYRALVILVIACPCALVISNPVSIVSGMTAAARKGVLIKGGMFLEMPSKLRALALDKTGTLTYGRPEVHRVIPLSGHTEEELLMRAAALETPSEHPIARAILSYAKKKNIQIKRAEDFQITQGKGAEGTFQGTRYWIGSHRFMHEMKQETPEIHEMALELEDAGHSIIAIGNERHICGLISVADKPRAQIRQVLQQIKKAGVEWIVMLTGDNKPAAEAIGGLAGVDEAQSELLPEDKVKAVEYLKGKWETVAMIGDGINDAPAMAATSFGISMGAMGTDAAIETSDIVLMSDDLSLVPWLIHHSRRSVRTIQQNILFALAMKSIFLVLAIVGLASLWMAIAADTGAALVVIFNGLRLLRPVK from the coding sequence ATGAGATTGGAATTTAAAGTTGTTGGTCTTGACTGCGCAGAAGAAGTTGCCATCTTAAAAAAAGCCCTTGCAAGACGGGAGGGGATCGCTGATCTGAACTTTGATGTTTTGAATGCTAAGATGATTGTCACTTGCGAGGGTGTAAGCGCGGATCAGATCACTCATTGGGTCCAGGACGGAGGGTTGAAAGCTGTCTTATGGAAAGAAAGAGAAAAGCTTGAAGAGGGGGCTTTTTGGAGTCGTTATGGAAGACTCTTTACAACAATTATCAGTGGGATCTTTTTGGTTCTTGCTGTCTACTTTCATCTAAGAGGAAGTCCTGTCTCAGATCGTTTGTATTTTATGGCAATGGTTTTTGGCGCCTATTTTGTGATTCCTAAGGCCTATCTTGCGCTTAAAAGTTTTCAACCGGATATGAACCTTTTGATGCTTATTGCAATGGCTGGAGCGATTGCGATTAATGAGTGGTTCGAAGGGGCAACTGTTGCATTTTTGTTTTCTGTAGCTATTTTGCTTGAGCATTGGAGTTTGGAGCGGGCTCGCAAGGCTGTTTCAGCGCTAATGGATTTATCTCCAACGATTGCGCATGTGATTGATAAGGGGGATGCAAGGGTCGAAGAGGTTCAAGTGGGAGATCGGATTTTAGTGCGCCCGGGAGAAAAAGTTCCTCTTGATGGAATCATTGAAGAAGGAGCGACTTCAATTAACCAGTCACCGATTACAGGGGAGTCGATTCCCATTCAAAAGAAAGAGGGTGATGAAGTCTTTGCGGGGACATTGAATGAAGACGGAGCGTTTGAATGTCGGGTGACCAAAGGGGCTAATGATACAACGCTTGCACGCATCATTCACTTAGTCGAAGAGGCTCAGGCAAAGCGCGCAAGCTCGCAGCAATGGGTCGAAAAATTTGCAAAGATCTACACGCCAATCATGATTTGTATTGCCATCTTAGTTGCGATTGTCCCTCCGCTTTTGTTTGGAAGTGGATGGGATATGTGGCTTTACCGCGCCCTTGTGATTTTGGTCATTGCATGTCCCTGCGCTCTTGTCATTTCTAATCCTGTGAGCATCGTCTCTGGAATGACGGCTGCAGCAAGAAAGGGGGTCCTAATCAAGGGGGGAATGTTCTTAGAGATGCCTAGCAAACTCCGTGCTCTTGCTCTAGATAAGACAGGAACGTTAACTTATGGGCGTCCTGAAGTTCACCGGGTGATTCCCCTTAGTGGGCATACCGAGGAAGAACTTTTGATGCGAGCGGCAGCTCTGGAAACTCCTAGTGAACATCCTATTGCTCGAGCGATCTTAAGCTATGCAAAGAAAAAGAATATTCAGATCAAGCGCGCAGAAGACTTTCAAATTACGCAAGGAAAGGGAGCGGAAGGAACCTTTCAAGGAACCCGATATTGGATCGGAAGTCATCGGTTTATGCATGAGATGAAGCAAGAGACCCCTGAAATTCACGAAATGGCTCTTGAGCTAGAAGATGCAGGGCATTCCATTATTGCAATAGGAAATGAGAGGCATATTTGCGGTTTAATCAGCGTTGCCGATAAGCCTCGTGCTCAAATTAGGCAAGTCCTTCAGCAGATTAAAAAAGCTGGAGTGGAGTGGATTGTGATGCTTACCGGCGATAATAAACCTGCAGCAGAAGCGATTGGGGGGCTCGCAGGTGTCGATGAAGCGCAATCTGAACTCCTCCCAGAAGACAAAGTTAAAGCGGTCGAATATTTAAAGGGAAAATGGGAAACCGTGGCAATGATTGGTGATGGAATTAACGATGCTCCAGCCATGGCTGCTACCAGCTTTGGGATCTCTATGGGAGCTATGGGAACAGACGCTGCAATCGAAACGTCTGATATCGTTCTCATGTCTGACGATTTGTCGCTTGTCCCTTGGCTTATTCATCACTCACGGCGCTCAGTGCGTACAATCCAACAAAACATTCTCTTTGCCTTAGCAATGAAGTCGATATTTTTGGTCCTTGCAATTGTGGGCCTAGCCTCCCTTTGGATGGCCATTGCCGCCGACACAGGGGCCGCCCTTGTTGTCATCTTTAATGGCCTTCGGCTATTAAGGCCTGTAAAGTAG
- a CDS encoding glycosyltransferase family 2 protein — translation MKIYVIILNWNGKEDTLRCLGSLKEVSTLHKIVVVDNGSSDGSAAAFSAAFPKVHLIETGVNLGYAEGNNVGIRYALEEGADYIFVLNNDTVVTKDILEKFLMRDVPIQGGKALLMDDPFKIDHLGGTWNAKEGSFKLIGANAPASAWINPIFLDYVCGVAIFAKAEVFKKVGLFDPRFFLFWEESDWCFRAKKLGFAAQACPEAILFHKKSASFSGGTPHTCYFWWRNRLLWIEKNCSLKEQKHLKKAILKESLHTFKLLLLKYLQFPFSKKTHVRRLRLRFYRALLAGVRDYYLRRFGNCPGWVIQGIKE, via the coding sequence ATGAAAATCTACGTCATCATTCTGAATTGGAATGGAAAAGAGGATACCCTTCGGTGCTTGGGAAGCCTGAAAGAAGTGTCCACTCTCCACAAAATTGTCGTTGTTGACAATGGTTCGTCTGATGGGTCTGCAGCAGCTTTTTCAGCAGCTTTTCCTAAGGTGCACCTCATTGAAACAGGGGTAAACCTCGGCTATGCTGAAGGGAATAATGTGGGGATCCGCTACGCTCTTGAAGAGGGGGCAGACTACATCTTTGTCCTGAATAATGATACTGTCGTTACAAAAGATATCCTTGAAAAGTTCTTAATGCGCGATGTTCCGATTCAAGGCGGCAAAGCCCTTTTGATGGATGACCCATTTAAAATCGACCACTTAGGGGGCACATGGAATGCGAAAGAGGGATCTTTCAAACTTATAGGGGCGAATGCTCCAGCAAGCGCATGGATAAACCCTATCTTCTTAGACTACGTTTGTGGAGTGGCGATTTTTGCTAAAGCAGAGGTCTTTAAAAAGGTCGGTCTTTTTGATCCGCGGTTTTTTCTTTTTTGGGAAGAGTCTGATTGGTGCTTTCGCGCAAAAAAACTAGGCTTTGCAGCGCAAGCGTGCCCTGAAGCGATTCTATTCCATAAAAAATCAGCTTCCTTTTCCGGAGGAACACCGCATACATGCTATTTTTGGTGGCGCAATCGCCTCCTTTGGATTGAAAAAAACTGCTCTTTAAAGGAGCAAAAGCACCTTAAGAAAGCGATCCTAAAAGAAAGCCTTCATACATTTAAGCTTCTCCTTCTCAAATACCTTCAGTTTCCCTTCTCAAAAAAGACCCATGTCAGGCGCCTCCGCCTCCGCTTTTACCGTGCGCTTCTTGCTGGAGTGCGCGACTACTACCTCCGCCGCTTCGGAAATTGCCCAGGGTGGGTTATCCAAGGAATTAAAGAATGA
- a CDS encoding glycogen/starch/alpha-glucan phosphorylase gives MNPLELQAETVAQKVRHYLITTMGRTADEANDEEFYRAFCASICEEIMINWTATTHSFKKPGIRRLYYLSMEYMPGRLFGNNITNISAVDFIKQILKRLNRDIVTVASMEHDIGIGNGGLGRLASCFMDSLATLQYPAMGYGMRYQYGIFDQELICGIQIERPDCWLLTPNPWEFRRDTHAVPVRFSGKPVPRKNSHGDEVYDLIDYEEVRALPYDLPIIGYSPDPNFSVLTLRLWSTKESPRNFQLQRYNAGEIGQASENTSLTDVLYPNDNHEAGKRIRLKQEFLLVSASLQDIVNQYREVYSDIDQFADVVRIQINDTHPALIIPELIHLLTQENDISWSKAWEIVRTCCAYTNHTVLKEALEEWNAERMHKLLPRHYAILQRLNQEFCGDVRTTFPKDEDRVRRMSIIEGGRVKMANLAIYGSHKVNGVAALHTEILKSSLFKDFYEMYPDKFVNVTNGITQRRWLLYCNPLLVEFLEKRIGNGWITNFEEIARIADYANDPQTQKEFLEIKKKNKERLLKMIEEDMEFRHGSGKSFAEQNFLGPNALFDVQIKRIHEYKRQLMKALHLLMLYYEIKENPESNRIKRFAIFGGKAAPGYLVAKNIIRLIYCLSRKINQDPEVGKRIKIVYIENYNISKAEVIIPGTDLSEQISTAGMEASGTGNMKFSVNGALTIATDDGANVEMREKVTDEWWPFMFGASSNENLKMQRAHSYNPLDIYSNNNKIKQVVDALKNRSLVENDAEHEALMTVYNSLIEGGYDRFFVLNDLMAYYDTQKKVEELYLDPSRWAEFAIHNIAGMGFFSADVSINNYAQKIWELEKCPPDPAELAQVRKEYSEHDRCRVIQ, from the coding sequence ATGAACCCACTAGAACTTCAAGCTGAAACTGTAGCTCAAAAGGTACGTCACTATCTCATCACCACAATGGGACGAACTGCCGACGAAGCAAATGATGAAGAATTTTACCGGGCTTTCTGCGCATCAATATGCGAAGAGATCATGATCAACTGGACTGCCACGACACATTCATTCAAAAAACCAGGAATCCGAAGGCTCTACTATTTATCGATGGAGTATATGCCTGGCCGCTTATTTGGAAATAACATCACCAACATCAGTGCCGTTGATTTTATAAAACAAATCTTAAAGCGACTCAATCGAGACATTGTCACAGTTGCTAGTATGGAGCATGACATTGGGATTGGAAATGGAGGACTTGGTCGCTTAGCTTCTTGTTTTATGGACTCCCTTGCAACGCTCCAGTACCCAGCAATGGGTTATGGAATGCGCTATCAATATGGAATTTTTGATCAAGAATTGATCTGCGGAATACAGATTGAACGCCCAGATTGTTGGCTACTTACACCCAACCCTTGGGAGTTTCGTCGTGATACCCACGCAGTTCCTGTCCGTTTTTCAGGAAAACCTGTCCCACGTAAAAACAGTCATGGAGATGAAGTCTATGACCTGATTGATTATGAAGAAGTAAGAGCCCTTCCCTATGACCTTCCGATTATTGGATATAGCCCTGATCCTAACTTTTCCGTTCTCACCCTTCGCCTTTGGTCAACCAAGGAATCTCCCCGCAATTTTCAACTGCAGCGGTATAATGCAGGAGAAATAGGACAAGCAAGTGAAAACACGAGCCTTACAGATGTTCTTTACCCCAATGATAACCACGAAGCGGGGAAGCGCATTCGACTCAAACAGGAATTTTTACTTGTCTCAGCCTCTCTTCAAGATATCGTCAACCAGTATAGGGAGGTCTACTCCGACATAGATCAATTTGCCGATGTGGTGCGCATCCAAATTAACGACACCCACCCCGCACTCATCATTCCAGAACTCATACACCTTCTAACACAAGAAAATGACATTTCTTGGAGCAAGGCATGGGAAATTGTCCGTACCTGCTGCGCCTATACAAATCATACAGTGCTAAAAGAAGCCCTTGAAGAATGGAATGCCGAGCGTATGCACAAACTCCTTCCTCGCCACTACGCAATTCTTCAAAGGTTGAATCAAGAGTTTTGCGGAGACGTCCGCACAACCTTTCCAAAAGATGAGGATAGAGTCCGTCGCATGTCGATTATTGAAGGAGGCCGGGTAAAAATGGCCAACCTTGCAATTTATGGTTCCCATAAAGTGAATGGAGTTGCAGCATTGCACACCGAAATCTTAAAAAGCTCTCTCTTCAAAGATTTTTATGAGATGTACCCTGATAAGTTTGTCAACGTGACTAATGGAATCACACAAAGGCGATGGCTCCTCTATTGTAATCCCCTTCTTGTAGAGTTTTTGGAAAAACGGATCGGAAATGGATGGATCACCAATTTTGAAGAGATTGCCCGGATTGCTGATTATGCAAATGATCCCCAAACTCAAAAAGAATTTCTCGAGATCAAGAAAAAAAACAAAGAACGCCTTCTTAAAATGATTGAGGAGGATATGGAGTTTCGTCATGGATCTGGGAAAAGTTTTGCAGAGCAAAATTTCCTTGGCCCCAATGCGCTTTTCGATGTCCAAATTAAACGGATTCACGAGTATAAAAGGCAGCTAATGAAAGCACTGCACTTGCTGATGCTCTACTACGAAATCAAGGAAAACCCTGAGTCGAACCGCATCAAGAGGTTTGCGATTTTTGGAGGAAAAGCAGCCCCAGGCTACCTTGTTGCAAAAAATATTATACGCCTGATCTACTGCCTTTCTCGAAAAATTAATCAAGACCCTGAGGTAGGCAAACGCATCAAAATTGTTTATATCGAAAATTACAACATCTCAAAAGCTGAAGTGATTATCCCTGGAACAGACCTTTCAGAACAGATTTCAACAGCAGGAATGGAGGCATCCGGAACAGGGAATATGAAATTTTCAGTCAATGGCGCCTTGACGATTGCAACCGATGATGGAGCCAACGTCGAGATGCGAGAAAAAGTGACGGATGAGTGGTGGCCCTTTATGTTTGGAGCAAGCTCCAACGAAAACCTCAAGATGCAGCGCGCCCATAGTTATAATCCCCTGGATATCTATTCAAATAATAATAAAATTAAACAGGTTGTAGATGCATTAAAAAACCGCTCCCTTGTTGAAAATGACGCCGAACATGAAGCGCTTATGACTGTCTATAATAGCCTCATTGAAGGAGGCTATGATCGTTTCTTCGTACTCAATGACTTGATGGCTTATTATGATACCCAAAAAAAAGTCGAAGAACTCTATTTAGATCCTTCCCGCTGGGCAGAGTTTGCAATTCATAACATTGCAGGAATGGGCTTTTTCTCTGCTGATGTTTCCATCAATAACTATGCCCAAAAAATCTGGGAACTAGAAAAATGCCCTCCCGATCCAGCTGAACTTGCTCAAGTCCGCAAGGAATATAGCGAGCACGACCGCTGCCGTGTCATCCAGTAA
- a CDS encoding acetate/propionate family kinase, with protein MDVVFVLNCGSSSIKFQLIEPESGDVHLKGLAENLNTSRATLKWSNGSKDLGKGDYNDALGEILHLLGDEKILGIGHRVVHGGEFFSASVKIDKDVLSKIKECNHLAPLHNPAAALGIEIMGKAFPDLPQVAVFDTSFHQSMPQVAYLYALPYEYYGTFQIRRYGFHGTSHRYVVQKGADEIDKPLSETSFISCHLGNGCSIAAVRGGESLDTSMGLTPLEGLVMGQRCGDLDPSIVGFLAKKLQVSSKDVTSILNKKSGLLGISGISEDMRLLTESADPRAKLAIDIFCYRLAKYIAAYLVPLQHIDGVIFTGGIGENASGIRDQVMTHLNPFNLKALVIPTNEELMIARDAAAIVRKAL; from the coding sequence ATGGACGTTGTCTTTGTTCTCAATTGTGGGAGCTCATCAATCAAATTTCAACTCATTGAGCCAGAGTCAGGTGATGTTCATCTAAAAGGGCTTGCCGAGAACTTAAATACGTCCCGTGCAACGTTGAAGTGGTCCAATGGGTCAAAAGACTTAGGAAAGGGAGATTATAACGACGCTTTGGGAGAAATCCTTCATCTTCTAGGGGATGAGAAGATCTTAGGAATAGGACACCGAGTCGTCCATGGAGGAGAGTTTTTCAGCGCCTCAGTCAAAATTGATAAGGATGTGCTCAGCAAAATTAAAGAATGCAACCACTTAGCTCCTTTGCACAACCCTGCAGCTGCGCTTGGAATCGAAATCATGGGGAAAGCCTTCCCCGATCTTCCCCAAGTTGCCGTCTTTGACACTTCTTTCCATCAATCAATGCCTCAAGTGGCCTACCTCTATGCTCTCCCCTATGAATACTATGGAACATTTCAGATCCGTAGATATGGATTTCATGGAACGAGCCATCGCTATGTTGTCCAAAAAGGGGCGGATGAAATCGACAAGCCCTTAAGCGAGACTTCTTTTATTAGCTGCCACCTCGGGAATGGTTGTAGCATTGCTGCGGTCAGAGGAGGAGAAAGCCTCGATACCAGCATGGGCCTCACCCCCTTAGAAGGCCTTGTCATGGGGCAGCGTTGTGGTGATCTCGACCCGAGCATTGTAGGGTTTTTAGCAAAAAAATTGCAGGTCAGTAGTAAGGATGTGACTTCAATCCTTAATAAAAAAAGTGGGCTTTTGGGCATTTCAGGTATCAGTGAAGATATGAGACTTCTGACTGAAAGTGCGGATCCTAGAGCAAAACTTGCCATCGATATCTTTTGCTATCGCCTGGCAAAATATATTGCCGCTTACCTTGTTCCTTTGCAGCATATTGATGGCGTGATTTTTACTGGAGGGATTGGAGAAAACGCTTCTGGAATTCGGGATCAAGTCATGACACACCTTAACCCCTTTAATCTAAAAGCGCTTGTCATTCCTACAAATGAAGAACTCATGATTGCACGCGACGCTGCAGCCATCGTGAGGAAAGCGTTATGA
- a CDS encoding IS1 family transposase, with the protein MIYKILIFLFVQKNKLWTIKALDRASRKTVASVLGRRSATTFRKLYGKVSRLTECLFFTNDWSAFAKVLPKDRHVIGKSGTIAIEQDNSTTRHHLGRMTRRRKVVFKTKKMVDTTIKLW; encoded by the coding sequence ATGATTTATAAGATTTTGATCTTTTTATTCGTTCAAAAAAACAAACTGTGGACCATCAAAGCCTTGGATCGTGCTTCAAGAAAAACTGTCGCATCGGTGCTCGGTCGTCGTAGCGCTACAACGTTCCGAAAACTCTATGGTAAAGTCAGTCGCTTAACAGAGTGTCTATTTTTCACAAACGACTGGTCCGCTTTCGCAAAAGTGCTTCCAAAAGACCGGCATGTAATAGGAAAGTCTGGAACAATTGCTATCGAACAAGACAACAGCACCACTCGCCATCACCTTGGTAGAATGACACGAAGGAGAAAGGTAGTTTTTAAAACGAAGAAAATGGTTGATACAACTATCAAATTATGGTGA
- a CDS encoding ISAs1 family transposase codes for MSKKQVAKFYSEVDQLLDQQAFIESIEIEFKDIQDPRAKDNLSYPLVALLVIILAAVIAGANAIIHIHEYACTKISLFQRLLGIKKPPSYTVFWWLLVMLNPQKLQETFIRWMKALPVEVKKQIIAIDGKRLNGASKQTVHLVSAWETGRSLLLGQVKTEEKSNEITAIPELIKAIDIKGSIITIDAAGCQKKIVEDIRRAGGDYVIALKGNQGTLHDEAQNFFDQAREVEYEGAECARAKKIEKAHGRIEEREVAVASNLEWLDCREEWQDLKTLIEVTSRREVRGKVSVEKRHYISSLSLIPQEAIKLVRGHWGIENHLHWMMDVVFKEDACCISTGNAPENFAVFRRMAQSILQVDAKGTKGIAKRRRLAGWNDSYLIKLLGILINDTSVKSFL; via the coding sequence ATGTCAAAGAAACAAGTGGCCAAGTTCTATTCTGAAGTAGATCAACTCCTAGATCAGCAAGCCTTCATTGAGTCCATAGAAATAGAATTCAAAGATATCCAAGACCCACGTGCTAAAGATAACTTGTCGTATCCGTTGGTTGCCCTACTAGTCATTATCTTAGCAGCGGTCATAGCTGGGGCTAATGCTATCATCCATATTCATGAGTATGCATGTACAAAAATCAGCTTATTCCAACGGCTTCTTGGAATCAAAAAACCTCCCAGCTATACAGTGTTTTGGTGGCTTCTCGTTATGCTAAACCCCCAAAAATTACAAGAGACTTTCATTCGATGGATGAAAGCTCTTCCTGTTGAAGTGAAAAAGCAAATTATCGCAATCGATGGTAAAAGGCTCAATGGGGCATCCAAGCAAACAGTTCATCTTGTCTCGGCTTGGGAAACAGGTCGAAGTTTGTTGCTAGGCCAAGTCAAAACAGAGGAAAAATCAAATGAAATTACTGCCATTCCAGAATTGATAAAAGCCATAGATATCAAAGGATCAATTATCACTATTGACGCTGCAGGCTGTCAGAAAAAAATTGTGGAAGACATTCGCAGGGCAGGAGGCGATTACGTGATAGCTCTAAAAGGCAACCAAGGAACTTTACATGATGAAGCCCAAAACTTCTTCGATCAGGCAAGGGAGGTTGAATATGAAGGGGCAGAGTGTGCTAGGGCCAAGAAAATTGAAAAAGCTCATGGAAGAATCGAGGAGCGAGAAGTTGCTGTAGCCAGTAACCTAGAATGGTTAGACTGTCGAGAAGAGTGGCAAGACTTAAAGACTCTTATCGAAGTAACTTCAAGACGAGAAGTTAGGGGGAAAGTTAGCGTAGAAAAACGTCACTACATCTCAAGCCTTTCTTTAATTCCTCAGGAGGCGATAAAGCTAGTGCGAGGGCACTGGGGAATAGAGAACCATCTTCATTGGATGATGGACGTAGTTTTCAAAGAAGATGCCTGTTGTATAAGCACGGGTAATGCCCCTGAGAATTTTGCGGTTTTTCGGCGAATGGCGCAGTCGATACTTCAGGTAGATGCAAAGGGAACAAAAGGGATAGCAAAGAGACGGCGGCTAGCTGGGTGGAACGATAGCTATCTTATTAAACTACTTGGAATATTAATCAACGACACCTCTGTAAAGTCTTTTTTATGA
- a CDS encoding substrate-binding periplasmic protein: MKVRLFCRVVLFFSLVFLLAACGSGGKTYRVGMDPSWYPIDLQGKETNVYAFANELLVAIGREEGVFFERVTMGWDNLIYGLKEKRYDGMLSSMTPRNFLERTYAFSDPILHIGPVLIVKDGVKVSALGQMNGREVAVDTLSSEAVLLERFPGVIVQYYYSIPDGLDDVIAGIYDGVLVNYIQATSYVRDLYFGKVKIATPPLNDAGIRLLTLNGDNAELVEVFNRGLDKLRSDGKLEKLLKKWELN; the protein is encoded by the coding sequence ATGAAAGTTAGATTGTTTTGCAGAGTGGTTCTCTTTTTTTCTCTTGTGTTTCTGCTTGCAGCATGTGGGTCGGGAGGTAAAACTTACCGAGTAGGGATGGATCCAAGCTGGTACCCGATAGACCTTCAGGGAAAAGAAACCAACGTCTATGCCTTTGCGAATGAACTCTTAGTTGCGATTGGGAGAGAAGAGGGGGTCTTTTTTGAGCGCGTGACGATGGGCTGGGATAATTTGATCTATGGGCTTAAGGAAAAGCGCTACGATGGGATGCTGTCTTCTATGACACCCAGAAATTTTCTTGAGAGAACCTATGCTTTTTCTGACCCTATTCTTCATATTGGGCCTGTTCTTATCGTTAAAGATGGGGTAAAAGTTAGCGCTTTGGGTCAAATGAATGGCAGGGAAGTGGCTGTTGACACGCTTTCAAGTGAGGCAGTTCTTCTTGAACGTTTTCCAGGCGTTATTGTTCAATACTATTATTCGATCCCTGATGGACTTGATGACGTGATTGCGGGAATATATGATGGGGTTTTAGTGAACTATATTCAAGCAACAAGCTATGTCCGCGACCTGTATTTTGGAAAGGTCAAAATTGCAACGCCTCCGCTAAATGATGCGGGAATTCGTCTCTTGACTCTGAATGGAGATAATGCCGAGTTGGTCGAAGTTTTCAATCGAGGACTTGATAAACTGCGCTCCGATGGAAAACTCGAAAAGCTTCTCAAGAAATGGGAGCTCAACTAG
- a CDS encoding glycosyltransferase family 9 protein — protein MPPMKNTLIKLLLALAPKRKNQQRGAPRILVVSTTGIGDSLWGSPAIRALRKKHTKGYIALLTSPIGKQLFQNNPYLDKIFTLKNPALLSSIKLLGSLRKKAFDTALIFHLSQRPILPLVSLAGPSKIVGTEGINKGLDYLLTDPIEQSPIHEIQRRLNIAGCKDSSPEMELFLTKDENETALKHLPNTHLIIGMHPGAKDKYKQWDPKHFVELGRKLAKEKGATLMITGDKGEAPLAEQIASNIPGAISVAGKLPVRVTAALIEKFDLFVTNDTGPMHIAFAIGTPTLAVFSPTNPKLCGPYQISHGTAFQKPRTCTPCIRKKCRSPFCMEQISPDEVYERIHI, from the coding sequence ATGCCACCCATGAAGAATACCTTGATTAAACTCCTCCTTGCTCTAGCCCCAAAAAGAAAAAACCAGCAGAGGGGCGCGCCCCGAATCCTTGTTGTCTCAACAACGGGAATAGGCGATTCCCTCTGGGGATCCCCCGCAATTCGCGCTCTGAGAAAAAAACACACGAAAGGGTACATCGCACTTCTAACGAGCCCTATTGGAAAACAACTTTTTCAAAACAATCCCTATCTCGACAAGATTTTCACACTTAAAAACCCTGCACTCCTCTCTTCTATCAAACTTCTGGGAAGCCTTAGGAAAAAAGCATTTGATACCGCCCTTATTTTCCACCTCTCGCAGCGCCCAATTCTTCCGTTAGTTTCTCTTGCGGGCCCTTCAAAAATTGTGGGAACCGAAGGAATTAACAAAGGTCTTGATTACCTTTTAACCGACCCCATTGAGCAGTCCCCTATCCACGAAATCCAGCGCCGCCTAAATATTGCCGGCTGCAAGGATTCCTCCCCAGAAATGGAACTCTTTTTGACCAAAGACGAAAACGAAACCGCTTTGAAACACCTTCCAAACACACACCTCATCATTGGGATGCACCCTGGAGCCAAGGACAAATATAAACAATGGGATCCCAAACATTTTGTCGAGCTCGGAAGAAAGCTGGCAAAAGAAAAAGGGGCCACCCTCATGATTACCGGAGACAAGGGAGAAGCCCCCCTAGCAGAGCAGATTGCCAGCAATATTCCAGGAGCCATCTCTGTCGCCGGGAAACTCCCTGTTCGCGTCACTGCAGCCCTTATCGAAAAGTTTGATCTCTTTGTGACCAATGACACAGGCCCCATGCACATCGCCTTCGCAATAGGAACCCCCACTCTAGCAGTCTTCTCCCCTACCAACCCGAAGCTCTGCGGCCCCTACCAAATTTCTCATGGAACTGCCTTTCAAAAACCCAGAACGTGCACCCCCTGTATTCGAAAAAAGTGCCGCTCTCCTTTCTGCATGGAACAAATTTCCCCTGACGAGGTTTATGAACGCATCCACATTTGA